A genome region from Bufo gargarizans isolate SCDJY-AF-19 chromosome 2, ASM1485885v1, whole genome shotgun sequence includes the following:
- the LOC122926140 gene encoding ATP-sensitive inward rectifier potassium channel 11-like: MLARKGVIHDEYLITRLAEDKANQPQYKTKLRKARFVSKNGACNVAHKNIREQGRFLQDVFTTMVDLKWQHSLFIFTMTFICSWMLFAMAWWLIAFAHGDLDPKRSNSTPCVTNIQSFTSAFLFSIEVQVTIGFGGRMVTEQCPLAITVLIIQNISGLIINAVMLGCIFMKTAQANRRAETLIFSKHAVIACRDGKYRFMFRVGDLRKSMIISASITIQVVKKATTDEGEVVPISQVDIQVENPVGTNSIFLVSPLIISHTIDEKSPLFHYSAYNLGDQDLEVVVILEGVVETTGITTQARTSYLPDEILWGHRFVPIVTEEEGRYSVDYSKFGNTVKVHGPLCSAKDLKEGRYNPLTSGHPSRTAKKRKGDSQQASLLENKMAAYRQSHDSSSDC; encoded by the coding sequence ATGCTCGCTCGAAAGGGGGTGATCCATGACGAATATTTGATAACTCGACTTGCAGAAGATAAAGCTAATCAACCTCAATACAAGACCAAACTCAGAAAAGCACGGTTTGTATCCAAAAATGGTGCCTGCAATGTGGCCCATAAGAATATTCGAGAGCAAGGACGTTTCCTCCAGGATGTGTTCACCACCATGGTGGACCTGAAATGGCAGCATAGCTTATTTATCTTCACAATGACATTCATCTGCAGCTGGATGCTGTTTGCTATGGCCTGGTGGCTTATTGCTTTCGCCCATGGTGATCTTGATCCCAAACGTAGCAACTCTACACCATGTGTCACTAACATCCAGTCTTTCACCTCTGCCTTCCTTTTCTCTATTGAAGTCCAGGTGACTATTGGCTTTGGAGGGCGTATGGTTACAGAGCAGTGCCCCCTAGCAATAACGGTCCTCATCATCCAGAACATATCTGGATTAATCATCAATGCTGTCATGCTGGGGTGCATCTTCATGAAGACTGCTCAAGCAAACCGTAGAGCGGAGACTCTAATTTTCAGTAAGCATGCTGTCATAGCCTGCCGGGATGGCAAATATCGCTTTATGTTCCGAGTGGGTGACCTACGCAAAAGTATGATTATCAGTGCTTCAATAACAATCCAAGTAGTCAAAAAGGCCACAACAGATGAGGGAGAGGTTGTTCCAATTTCCCAGGTAgacatccaggtggagaaccCAGTGGGGACAAATTCTATTTTCTTAGTGTCACCTCTTATTATAAGCCATACAATTGATGAGAAaagcccactttttcattattctgCCTATAACCTCGGCGACCAAGATCTTGAGGTGGTGGTAATCCTTGAAGGGGTGGTAGAGACCACTGGGATAACTACTCAGGCAAGGACATCCTACTTGCCTGATGAAATCCTCTGGGGCCATCGCTTTGTCCCAATTGTAACAGAAGAAGAAGGTCGGTATTCTGTGGACTACTCCAAATTTGGAAACACAGTTAAAGTACATGGACCTCTATGCAGCGCTAAAGACCTGAAGGAAGGCAGGTATAATCCACTTACTAGTGGTCACCCTTCTAGAACAGCAAAGAAAAGGAAAGGTGACAGCCAGCAAGCTTCACTGCtggaaaataaaatggcagcaTATAGACAATCCCATGATTCTTCATCTGATTGCTAG